In a genomic window of Verrucomicrobiota bacterium:
- a CDS encoding toxin-antitoxin system YwqK family antitoxin: MLMSLKVILVMAVLILALAWFGLRTSQTTSVLPAPVLPELDRAALVLENRRLRQTNATGPFTGWMTTFYPGGTLQSRSFVSNGVLHGVSQGWFTNGVLQIVEQFENGVSHGTRVKYFDSGATQSVGQIQQGKMEGAFVRYHEQGGIAERISLSNGLPHGDSFAYHPNGRIKARAKLDQGQVVESQNFNEQGEPVTNKTR; encoded by the coding sequence GTGTTGATGTCTTTGAAGGTCATTCTGGTGATGGCAGTCCTTATTCTAGCGCTTGCTTGGTTTGGGCTTCGAACGAGCCAGACCACGAGCGTCCTGCCCGCTCCTGTTTTGCCGGAGTTGGACCGCGCCGCTTTGGTCTTGGAGAACCGGCGGTTGCGGCAGACAAACGCCACGGGGCCCTTTACGGGTTGGATGACGACCTTCTACCCGGGGGGAACTTTGCAGTCGCGGTCTTTCGTTTCCAACGGGGTGTTGCACGGGGTTTCCCAGGGCTGGTTCACCAACGGGGTTTTGCAAATCGTGGAACAATTTGAGAACGGGGTATCGCACGGCACCCGGGTGAAGTATTTCGATTCCGGGGCGACCCAATCGGTCGGGCAGATTCAACAGGGCAAGATGGAAGGGGCGTTTGTGCGTTACCACGAGCAAGGCGGGATCGCGGAGAGAATCTCGCTTTCGAACGGGCTGCCGCATGGCGACTCCTTCGCCTACCATCCCAACGGACGGATCAAGGCCAGGGCGAAACTCGATCAGGGGCAGGTTGTGGAGTCGCAGAATTTCAACGAGCAGGGTGAACCCGTGACGAACAAGACCCGTTGA